In a single window of the Populus alba chromosome 16, ASM523922v2, whole genome shotgun sequence genome:
- the LOC118051148 gene encoding aluminum-activated malate transporter 8-like produces MEIDQPTIQQKAGHFTCAWSCFKALPGEAKAKAIKVAKSSKKLGEDDPRRVIHSLKVGLALTFVSFFYYSRPLYDGFGQSGMWAVLTVVVIFEFTVGGTLSKGLYRGLATLLACALGFGASNLASLFGRKGQPIVIGILVFLLVAASTFTRFFPRIKARYDYGVVIFILTFSLVSVSGYRVEKLLVLAHQRLSTILIGGAICMLLSFIFPVWAGEDLHKLVASNVEKLAKYLEGFGGEFFQPLEDERNVKVSNADKSFLRRYKNVLNSKSTEESMANLARWEPRHGRFGFRHPWKQYLKIGSLSRRCAYQIEALDAYRLHRLS; encoded by the exons ATGGAGATTGATCAGCCAACAATTCAACAGAAAGCCGGGCATTTTACATGTGCATGGAGCTGTTTCAAGGCCTTGCCTGGTGAGGCCAAGGCCAAGGCTATAAAAGTTgcaaaaagttcaaaaaaactTGGAGAAGATGACCCAAGAAGAGTCATTCACTCCCTAAAAGTGGGATTAGCTCTCACATTCGTGTCCTTCTTCTATTATTCGAGACCTCTCTATGATGGTTTTGGGCAGTCAGGGATGTGGGCTGTGTTAACTGTGGTTGTAATCTTTGAGTTTACAGTAG GTGGAACTTTGAGCAAGGGTTTGTACAGAGGCTTGGCAACATTACTTGCCTGTGCTCTAGGGTTCGGAGCTTCGAACTTGGCCAGTCTATTTGGAAGGAAAGGACAGCCCATTGTCATTGGGATCCTTGTCTTCCTATTAG TGGCAGCGTCTACATTCACACGGTTCTTCCCACGAATCAAGGCAAGATATGACTATGGAGTCGTGATATTTATACTAACATTCAGTTTAGTATCTGTTTCGGGGTATCGAGTTGAAAAACTCTTAGTCCTGGCACATCAAAGGCTGTCAACAATACTCATAGGTGGAGCGATTTGCATGCTTTTATCGTTCATTTTTCCAGTTTGGGCCGGTGAGGATCTTCATAAGTTGGTCGCTTCCAATGTAGAAAAGCTTGCAAAATACCTAGAAG GTTTTGGAGGTGAATTTTTCCAGCCTTTAGAGGATGAAAGGAATGTTAAGGTCTCCAACGCTGATAAATCATTTCTTCGAAGATATAAAAATGTCCTAAACTCAAAATCCACTGAAGAATCCATG GCAAATCTAGCAAGATGGGAACCTAGACATGGCCGTTTTGGTTTCCGGCATCCATGGAAACAATACCTGAAGATTGGATCCCTCTCACGTCGATGTGCTTACCAGATTGAAGCTCTTGATGCCTACAGGCTACATCGACTCTCATAA
- the LOC118050733 gene encoding digalactosyldiacylglycerol synthase 1, chloroplastic isoform X2 — MEAASTSTRNNSNNTALSLISRGWKEVRDSADADLQLMRARANSFKNLANSFDREIENFFNSASIASFSVPSPLKPSTSPTEIDFVKKLQPKISEIRRVYSAPEISKKVLEKWGPTAKLGIDLSAIKNVIVAEGEDEDRGGIVGFDRRRRLGFREFWGEGKEEGGGQFGEWEPIRVLKRRFRELEKKSEFGEIFGGFKNSEFVEKLKSSLKAIRKEPQESKEVPPLDVPELLAYLVRQSEPFLDQFGVRKGQSTLLDENANDELDLRIASVLQSTGHCYDGGFWTDSSKHHPSDGKRHVAIVTTASLPWMTGTAVNPLFRAAYLAKSEKQNVTLLVPWLCKSDQELVYPNNLTFTSPEEQENYIRNWLEERVGFKADFKISFYPGKFSKERRSIIPAGDTSKFVPSRDADIAILEEPEHLNWYHHGKRWTDKFNHVVGVVHTNYLEYIKREKNGALQAFLVKHINNLVTRAYCHKVLRLSAATQDLPKSVICNVHGVNPRFLKIGEKVAAERELGQQAFSKGAYFLGKMVWAKGYKELIDLLAKHKNELDGFKLDVFGNGEDANEVQSTAKRLDLNLNFLKGRDHADDSLHGYKVFINPSISDVLCTATAEALAMGKFVVCADHPSNEYFRSFPNCLTYKTSEDFVARVKEALANEPQPLTPEQRYNLSWEAATQRFMQYSELDRVLDSEKDVKLSKTNGKSITKAVSMPNLSEMIDGGLAYAHYCLTGNEFLRLCTGAIPGTRDYDKQHCKDLHLLPPQVENPIYGW; from the exons ATGGAAGCAGcttcaacatcaacaagaaacAATAGCAACAACACGGCTCTCTCTTTAATCTCACGAGGATGGAAAGAGGTACGTGACTCGGCTGACGCGGATCTCCAACTTATGAGAGCGCGAGCCAACTCATTCAAGAACTTAGCCAACTCATTCGATCGCGAAATCGAAAACTTCTTCAATTCAGCTTCAATTGCATCTTTCTCTGTACCTTCACCGCTCAAACCCTCTACTTCGCCCACAGAAATCGATTTTGTGAAGAAGTTGCAGCCAAAAATTTCCGAAATCCGGAGAGTTTATTCCGCGCCTGAGATAAGTAAGAAAGTTTTAGAGAAGTGGGGACCTACAGCGAAGTTAGGGATTGATTTGTCGGCGATAAAGAATGTAATTGTGGCGGAGGGGGAGGATGAGGATAGGGGTGGGATTGTGGGATTTGACAGGAGGAGGAGATTGGGGTTTAGGGAGTTCTGGGGGGAGGGGAAGGAGGAAGGGGGAGGGCAATTCGGGGAATGGGAACCAATACGTGTTTTGAAAAGGAGGTTTAGGGAATTGGAGAAGAAAAGTGAGTTTGGTGAGATATTTGGCGGGTTTAAGAATAGTGAGTTTGTGGAGAAACTGAAGTCTAGCTTG AAAGCAATCCGCAAGGAGCCTCAGGAGTCAAAG GAAGTACCACCACTGGATGTACCTGAGCTTTTGGCATATTTGGTCAGGCAATCTGAGCCATTCTTGGATCAGTTTGGTGTTAGAAAAG GACAATCGACCCTCCTTGATGAGAATGCAAATGATGAACTGGATTTAAGAATAGCGAGTGTTCTTCAAAGCACAGGGCATTGTTATGATGGAGGCTTTTGGACTGACTCATCAAAGCATCACCCATCTGACGGGAAGAGACATGTTGCCATTGTCACAACTGCTAGCCTTCCATGGATGACTGGAACAGCTGTTAATCCACTTTTTCGAGCAGCATATTTAGCAAAGTCTGAAAAGCAAAATGTTACTCTGCTGGTTCCATGGCTTTGTAAGTCAGATCAAGAACTAGTTTATCCCAATAATCTCACTTTTACTTCACCAGAAGAGCAGGAGAATTATATACGTAACTGGCTTGAGGAAAGGGTTGGCTTTAAAGCAGATTTTAAGATCTCCTTTTATCCAGGAAAG TTCTcaaaagaaaggagaagcatAATACCTGCCGGGGATACTTCCAAATTTGTTCCATCAAGGGATGCTGACATTGCCATCCTGGAAGAACCAGAACACCTGAATTGGTATCACCATGGAAAGCGCTGGACTGATAAGTTCAATCATGTTGTTGGAGTTGTCCACACAAATTATCTAGAATACATCAAGAGAGAGAAGAACGGGGCTCTCCAAGCTTTCCTTGTCAAACACATAAACAACTTGGTCACACGAGCATACTGCCATAAG GTTCTTCGCCTTTCTGCTGCCACCCAGGATTTACCGAAGTCTGTCATTTGCAATGTTCATGGTGTGAATCCAAGATTTTTGAAAATTGGGGAAAAAGTTGCAGCTGAAAGGGAACTTGGGCAGCAAGCCTTCTCAAAAGGAGCATATTTCTTAGGCAAGATGGTATGGGCCAAGGGATACAAGGAGTTGATAGATTTGCTGGCAAAACACAAGAATGAGCTGGATGGCTTCAAATTAGATGTATTCGGAAATGGAGAGGATGCAAATGAAGTTCAGAGTACAGCGAAAAGATTGGATTTGAATCTCAACTTTCTTAAAGGAAGAGACCATGCTGATGATTCTCTTCATGG GTACAAAGTTTTCATAAATCCCAGTATCAGTGATGTGCTCTGCACAGCCACTGCTGAGGCACTTGCAATGGGAAAATTTGTCGTATGTGCCGACCACCCATCTAATGAGTACTTCAGGTCATTTCCCAATTGTCTGACTTACAAGACATCTGAGGACTTTGTTGCAAGAGTTAAGGAAGCATTAGCAAATGAACCTCAGCCTCTTACACCCGAGCAAAGATACAACCTCTCATGGGAGGCTGCCACCCAGAGATTTATGCAGTATTCGGAGCTTGATAGAGTCCTGGATTCTGAAAAAGATGTAAAATTGAGCAAAACTAATGGAAAGAGCATCACAAAAGCAGTTTCAATGCCTAATCTGTCTGAGATGATTGATGGAGGGTTGGCGTATGCCCACTACTGCCTCACGGGGAATGAGTTTCTTAGGCTGTGTACTGGAGCGATACCTGGGACACGGGACTATGACAAGCAGCACTGTAAAGATCTCCATCTCTTGCCTCCGCAAGTAGAGAATCCCATCTATGGATGGTAA
- the LOC118050733 gene encoding digalactosyldiacylglycerol synthase 1, chloroplastic isoform X1 produces the protein MEAASTSTRNNSNNTALSLISRGWKEVRDSADADLQLMRARANSFKNLANSFDREIENFFNSASIASFSVPSPLKPSTSPTEIDFVKKLQPKISEIRRVYSAPEISKKVLEKWGPTAKLGIDLSAIKNVIVAEGEDEDRGGIVGFDRRRRLGFREFWGEGKEEGGGQFGEWEPIRVLKRRFRELEKKSEFGEIFGGFKNSEFVEKLKSSLKAIRKEPQESKEVPPLDVPELLAYLVRQSEPFLDQFGVRKDVCDKIVEGLCRKRKNQFLLPSLSSGQSTLLDENANDELDLRIASVLQSTGHCYDGGFWTDSSKHHPSDGKRHVAIVTTASLPWMTGTAVNPLFRAAYLAKSEKQNVTLLVPWLCKSDQELVYPNNLTFTSPEEQENYIRNWLEERVGFKADFKISFYPGKFSKERRSIIPAGDTSKFVPSRDADIAILEEPEHLNWYHHGKRWTDKFNHVVGVVHTNYLEYIKREKNGALQAFLVKHINNLVTRAYCHKVLRLSAATQDLPKSVICNVHGVNPRFLKIGEKVAAERELGQQAFSKGAYFLGKMVWAKGYKELIDLLAKHKNELDGFKLDVFGNGEDANEVQSTAKRLDLNLNFLKGRDHADDSLHGYKVFINPSISDVLCTATAEALAMGKFVVCADHPSNEYFRSFPNCLTYKTSEDFVARVKEALANEPQPLTPEQRYNLSWEAATQRFMQYSELDRVLDSEKDVKLSKTNGKSITKAVSMPNLSEMIDGGLAYAHYCLTGNEFLRLCTGAIPGTRDYDKQHCKDLHLLPPQVENPIYGW, from the exons ATGGAAGCAGcttcaacatcaacaagaaacAATAGCAACAACACGGCTCTCTCTTTAATCTCACGAGGATGGAAAGAGGTACGTGACTCGGCTGACGCGGATCTCCAACTTATGAGAGCGCGAGCCAACTCATTCAAGAACTTAGCCAACTCATTCGATCGCGAAATCGAAAACTTCTTCAATTCAGCTTCAATTGCATCTTTCTCTGTACCTTCACCGCTCAAACCCTCTACTTCGCCCACAGAAATCGATTTTGTGAAGAAGTTGCAGCCAAAAATTTCCGAAATCCGGAGAGTTTATTCCGCGCCTGAGATAAGTAAGAAAGTTTTAGAGAAGTGGGGACCTACAGCGAAGTTAGGGATTGATTTGTCGGCGATAAAGAATGTAATTGTGGCGGAGGGGGAGGATGAGGATAGGGGTGGGATTGTGGGATTTGACAGGAGGAGGAGATTGGGGTTTAGGGAGTTCTGGGGGGAGGGGAAGGAGGAAGGGGGAGGGCAATTCGGGGAATGGGAACCAATACGTGTTTTGAAAAGGAGGTTTAGGGAATTGGAGAAGAAAAGTGAGTTTGGTGAGATATTTGGCGGGTTTAAGAATAGTGAGTTTGTGGAGAAACTGAAGTCTAGCTTG AAAGCAATCCGCAAGGAGCCTCAGGAGTCAAAG GAAGTACCACCACTGGATGTACCTGAGCTTTTGGCATATTTGGTCAGGCAATCTGAGCCATTCTTGGATCAGTTTGGTGTTAGAAAAG ATGTTTGTGACAAGATAGTGGAGGGCTTGTGCAGAAAACGCAAGAACCAATTTTTGTTGCCCTCATTGTCTTCAGGACAATCGACCCTCCTTGATGAGAATGCAAATGATGAACTGGATTTAAGAATAGCGAGTGTTCTTCAAAGCACAGGGCATTGTTATGATGGAGGCTTTTGGACTGACTCATCAAAGCATCACCCATCTGACGGGAAGAGACATGTTGCCATTGTCACAACTGCTAGCCTTCCATGGATGACTGGAACAGCTGTTAATCCACTTTTTCGAGCAGCATATTTAGCAAAGTCTGAAAAGCAAAATGTTACTCTGCTGGTTCCATGGCTTTGTAAGTCAGATCAAGAACTAGTTTATCCCAATAATCTCACTTTTACTTCACCAGAAGAGCAGGAGAATTATATACGTAACTGGCTTGAGGAAAGGGTTGGCTTTAAAGCAGATTTTAAGATCTCCTTTTATCCAGGAAAG TTCTcaaaagaaaggagaagcatAATACCTGCCGGGGATACTTCCAAATTTGTTCCATCAAGGGATGCTGACATTGCCATCCTGGAAGAACCAGAACACCTGAATTGGTATCACCATGGAAAGCGCTGGACTGATAAGTTCAATCATGTTGTTGGAGTTGTCCACACAAATTATCTAGAATACATCAAGAGAGAGAAGAACGGGGCTCTCCAAGCTTTCCTTGTCAAACACATAAACAACTTGGTCACACGAGCATACTGCCATAAG GTTCTTCGCCTTTCTGCTGCCACCCAGGATTTACCGAAGTCTGTCATTTGCAATGTTCATGGTGTGAATCCAAGATTTTTGAAAATTGGGGAAAAAGTTGCAGCTGAAAGGGAACTTGGGCAGCAAGCCTTCTCAAAAGGAGCATATTTCTTAGGCAAGATGGTATGGGCCAAGGGATACAAGGAGTTGATAGATTTGCTGGCAAAACACAAGAATGAGCTGGATGGCTTCAAATTAGATGTATTCGGAAATGGAGAGGATGCAAATGAAGTTCAGAGTACAGCGAAAAGATTGGATTTGAATCTCAACTTTCTTAAAGGAAGAGACCATGCTGATGATTCTCTTCATGG GTACAAAGTTTTCATAAATCCCAGTATCAGTGATGTGCTCTGCACAGCCACTGCTGAGGCACTTGCAATGGGAAAATTTGTCGTATGTGCCGACCACCCATCTAATGAGTACTTCAGGTCATTTCCCAATTGTCTGACTTACAAGACATCTGAGGACTTTGTTGCAAGAGTTAAGGAAGCATTAGCAAATGAACCTCAGCCTCTTACACCCGAGCAAAGATACAACCTCTCATGGGAGGCTGCCACCCAGAGATTTATGCAGTATTCGGAGCTTGATAGAGTCCTGGATTCTGAAAAAGATGTAAAATTGAGCAAAACTAATGGAAAGAGCATCACAAAAGCAGTTTCAATGCCTAATCTGTCTGAGATGATTGATGGAGGGTTGGCGTATGCCCACTACTGCCTCACGGGGAATGAGTTTCTTAGGCTGTGTACTGGAGCGATACCTGGGACACGGGACTATGACAAGCAGCACTGTAAAGATCTCCATCTCTTGCCTCCGCAAGTAGAGAATCCCATCTATGGATGGTAA
- the LOC118050725 gene encoding uncharacterized protein, with product MPQGDYIELHRKRHGYRLDHFERKRKKEAREVHKHSERAQKALGIKGKMIAKKNYAEKALMKKTLAMHEESTSRRKVDDDVRDGAVPAYLLDRENTTRAKILSNSIKQKRKEKAGKWEVPLPKVRPVAEDEMFKVIRSGKRKTKQWKRMVTKATFVGPGFTRKPPKYERFIRPTGLRFTKAHVTHPELKCTFNLEIIGVKKNPNGPTYTSLGVITKGTIIEVNVSELGLVTPAGKVVWGKYAQVTNNPENDGCINAVLLV from the exons ATG CCGCAAGGAGATTACATAGAGCTGCACAGGAAGAGGCATGGATACCGCCTCGATCATTTCGAGCGTAAGCGCAAGAAGGAGGCGCGTGAAGTCCACAAACACTCTGAGAGAGCCCAGAAG GCTTTGGGTATTAAGGGAAAGATGATCGCCAAGAAAAATTATGCTGAGAAGGCTCTCATGAAGAAAAC ATTGGCTATGCATGAGGAGTCAACATCTAGGCGCAAGGTGGATGATGATGTTCGCGATGGAGCTGTTCCTGCCTATCTGTTGGATCGTGAAAACACTACACGAGCAAAG ATTCTTAGCAACAGTATAAAGCAAAAGAGGAAAGAGAAGGCTGGAAAATGGGAGGTCCCTCTACCTAAG gtGAGGCCTGTTGCAGAGGATGAGATGTTTAAAGTTATTAGATCTGGAAAACGGAAGA CCAAGCAGTGGAAGAGAATGGTTACTAAGGCCACATTTGTAGGACCAGGTTTTACAAGAAAACCTCCCAAGTATGAGCGTTTTATTCGTCCCACAGGGTTGCGATTCACTAAGGCTCATGTGACACACCCTGAGCTCAAGTGCACCTTCAACCTTGAGATCATTGGAGTAAAGAAAAACCCTAATGGTCCTACGTACACATCTCTTGGTGTGATTACCAAGGGAACTATCATTGAG GTGAATGTCAGTGAGTTAGGTCTTGTCACACCAGCTGGTAAAGTTGTTTGGG GTAAATATGCTCAAGTAACAAATAACCCGGAGAATGACGGATGTATAAATGCAGTTCTACTTGTTTAG